Proteins from one Ochotona princeps isolate mOchPri1 chromosome Y, mOchPri1.hap1, whole genome shotgun sequence genomic window:
- the LOC131478685 gene encoding sex-determining region Y protein-like, with protein MEKNPSLFWMDSRTDCETAGQGKESSQERVRRPMNAFILWSRHQRRLVARENPRMQNSDISKQLGHQWKKLTEAEKWPFFQEAQRLQAVHKEKYPGYKYRPRRKVLQKSSSLLQAQPSCSLSSCIWMDKRLHACTNMFGTTTTTHSAMEDRLIHSQTANAGSSSLMQPVPQQLQKLPRQPGKIY; from the coding sequence ATGGAGAAAAATCCCTCCTTATTTTGGATGGACTCTAGGACAGACTGTGAAACAGCAGGACAAGGTAAAGAGAGCAGTCAAGAACGGGTCAGACGACCCATGAATGCATTCATACTATGGTCCCGACATCAGAGGCGCCTGGTAGCTCGGGAGAATCctagaatgcagaactcagacatcagcaaacagctgggacaccagtGGAAAAAGCTTACAGAGGCTGAAAAATGGCCATTCTTCCAGGAGGCGCAGAGACTACAGGCTGTACACAAAGAGAAATACCCAGGCTATAAGTACAGACCTCGCCGAAAGGTTCTTCAGAAGAGCAGCAGTTTGCTACAGGCACAGCCCTCTTGCAGCCTGAGCAGCTGCATATGGATGGACAAAAGGTTGCATGCTTGCACAAACATGTTTGGCACCACTACAACCACACACTCAGCAATGGAGGACCGTCTGATCCATTCACAGACAGCAAATGCAGGCAGCTCTTCACTGATGCAACCAGTGCCACAGCAGCTGCAAAAACTGCCAAGACAACCAGGTAAAATTTACTAG